One segment of Niveibacterium microcysteis DNA contains the following:
- a CDS encoding GGDEF domain-containing protein, which yields MLDLTSILFATTLVALCMGLMLRVFIRGFDPLMRGARPIAWACLMLACGSAASALRVLGPAWLSLAIVLGNFGTLASQGLIHLGLCRLIDRHARLPYIGAVLACSFIASVWYTFAMPSLIGRVAVLSVGLLVTVLLTLWELYCSLRLRRSVVTLGLIVTLGVLAATLALRAASVWVFRDDFDRFYTDSPLQPLLLVVVMITLVLGILMCMMLLGERALQRLRENARREDLLTGLPNRLAADEAIEAALERNAPRGRPTTVVRVDLDNFRQFNDWYGHDVGDAVLRHVTTCIRNVMPRSCLLARWGGKGYIVVMPDAGPEIGAGLARDIVLEISLSPLELGHFDIEIAACAGVACSVRSESTTDALMLSAEAALDHARRNPDGTAGVRELD from the coding sequence ATGCTTGATCTTACGTCGATTCTCTTTGCCACCACGCTGGTCGCGCTGTGCATGGGGCTGATGCTGCGCGTCTTCATTCGTGGTTTCGATCCGCTGATGCGCGGTGCGCGCCCGATTGCGTGGGCCTGCCTGATGCTGGCGTGTGGTTCAGCGGCGAGTGCGCTGCGCGTGCTCGGGCCGGCGTGGTTGTCGCTCGCGATCGTGCTGGGCAACTTTGGCACGCTCGCCAGTCAGGGGCTGATACACCTCGGGCTCTGTCGCCTGATCGATCGCCACGCGCGTCTGCCCTATATCGGCGCGGTGCTGGCGTGCAGCTTCATCGCGTCGGTCTGGTACACCTTCGCGATGCCCAGTTTGATCGGGCGCGTCGCGGTACTCAGCGTCGGCCTCTTGGTCACGGTCTTGCTGACCTTGTGGGAACTGTATTGCAGCCTGCGCCTGCGCCGCTCGGTCGTGACCCTGGGGTTGATCGTCACCCTCGGTGTTCTGGCCGCGACCCTTGCCTTGCGCGCCGCGTCGGTATGGGTGTTCCGCGACGACTTCGACCGCTTCTATACCGACTCGCCGCTGCAGCCCTTGCTGCTGGTGGTGGTGATGATCACGCTGGTGCTGGGCATCCTGATGTGCATGATGCTGCTCGGCGAGCGTGCGCTTCAACGCCTGCGCGAGAACGCTCGCCGTGAAGACTTGCTGACCGGCCTGCCCAACCGCCTTGCCGCCGACGAGGCGATCGAAGCGGCGCTCGAGCGCAATGCACCACGCGGTCGGCCGACGACCGTAGTGCGGGTGGATCTGGATAACTTCCGCCAGTTCAACGACTGGTATGGCCACGATGTGGGTGACGCGGTGCTGCGCCATGTCACCACCTGCATCCGCAACGTGATGCCGCGCAGCTGCCTGCTCGCACGATGGGGTGGCAAGGGCTACATCGTGGTGATGCCCGATGCCGGGCCGGAGATCGGTGCCGGGCTCGCGCGCGACATCGTGCTGGAGATCAGCCTCAGCCCGCTCGAACTCGGCCACTTCGACATCGAGATCGCCGCCTGTGCCGGGGTCGCCTGTTCCGTGCGCAGCGAGTCGACGACCGACGCCTTGATGCTCAGTGCCGAAGCGGCGCTCGACCATGCGCGTCGCAACCCCGACGGCACCGCTGGCGTGCGCGAACTTGACTGA
- a CDS encoding ATP-binding protein produces the protein MSTEPRQGLRAIRLPRGIGAVLVAFCLFGLIAVLYHANRLRNEAVLTHRTLASNVARVGEYQVTLMMQMIDRQLDASLVGWREQPGNQADAFEAQLQGAINGLPAIRSLAIVAKDGRILASSAPGVRGRRLDAAAVRAIGGASDATLLRVSGVWIGRDLGDGEPSPGPVDARASAYFFTVARPLVDAHDEGYVVATINPDYFVNQLASAAAREDFLVSVSRYDGLMLLSTAPEQAAPGTDQSADPLFSKLLLDREIGLAKGADPAVSRAYHASRLYPLVLQVRFTQDTILHDWRREMGNLAAMSIGALVFVLVFGGLVHRLQVRREREQMAARDALELAASVFDAAFDGIMITDPQCRILRVNRAFTQITGYTEGEVVGRTPHVLSSGLHEADFYRELWQTINREGRWQGELINRRRSGELYPEHLAISAVKDAQGRVCNYIGTFNDVTERHRSEAALRSAKEAAETANRAKSHFLATMSHEIRTPMNGILGMAQLLQMPDLSDAEREEYARTVLSSGETLLTLLNDILDLSRVEAGRMDLNPTACMPAVLLDETSALFADAAQRKGLSIETHWSGDALDTFWLDPVRLRQMLSNLISNAIKFSVRGVIRVEGEVLSRESDTVQLRFAVTDCGIGIAPDKLGMLFQPFSQVDTAATRSAGGSGLGLSIVRSLALLMDGDVGVRSEPGEGACFWFRIQARLHGAAAAASPALRPALQSLPHSHGEDEAPLILVVEDSPTNAKVIETMLLHRHYRVMVAGDGLQAADLLAQGHSPDLILMDCQMPVLDGFAATRRIREWESSLGRERVPIVALTANAFAENRAQCFAAGMDDFLAKPVVLKTLLEVLSRWLPQRETVASDA, from the coding sequence ATGAGCACTGAGCCGCGACAGGGCTTGCGCGCGATACGCCTGCCGCGTGGCATCGGTGCGGTGCTGGTCGCCTTCTGCCTGTTCGGCCTCATCGCGGTGCTGTATCACGCCAACCGGCTGCGCAACGAGGCGGTGCTCACGCATCGTACGCTCGCGAGCAACGTGGCCCGCGTGGGCGAGTATCAGGTCACGTTGATGATGCAGATGATCGACCGCCAGCTCGACGCAAGCCTGGTCGGCTGGCGCGAACAGCCGGGCAATCAGGCGGATGCCTTCGAGGCCCAATTGCAGGGCGCGATCAACGGCTTGCCGGCGATTCGTTCGCTCGCGATCGTCGCCAAGGATGGCCGCATCCTCGCCAGCTCTGCGCCTGGGGTGCGCGGGCGCAGACTCGACGCGGCGGCGGTGAGGGCGATCGGCGGCGCCAGCGACGCGACGCTGTTGCGCGTTTCCGGCGTGTGGATCGGGCGCGACCTGGGCGACGGCGAGCCGTCGCCGGGCCCGGTCGATGCGCGCGCATCGGCGTATTTCTTTACCGTCGCGCGGCCGCTGGTCGACGCTCATGACGAGGGATACGTCGTTGCAACGATCAATCCCGATTACTTCGTCAATCAGCTGGCCAGCGCTGCTGCGCGTGAGGACTTTCTCGTTTCGGTGTCGCGTTACGACGGCTTGATGCTGCTGTCGACCGCACCTGAGCAAGCGGCGCCTGGCACCGACCAGTCCGCGGACCCACTTTTCAGCAAGCTGCTGCTGGACCGCGAGATCGGCCTCGCCAAGGGGGCCGACCCCGCGGTGTCCCGCGCATACCATGCTTCGCGGCTCTATCCGCTGGTCCTGCAGGTGCGCTTCACGCAGGACACGATCCTGCACGACTGGCGCCGCGAGATGGGCAACCTCGCCGCGATGAGCATCGGTGCCCTGGTGTTCGTGCTGGTGTTCGGCGGCTTGGTGCACCGGCTGCAGGTGCGTCGCGAGCGCGAGCAGATGGCCGCGCGGGATGCGCTGGAACTGGCGGCCAGTGTGTTCGACGCCGCTTTCGACGGCATCATGATCACCGATCCGCAGTGCCGGATCCTGCGTGTCAACCGTGCCTTCACGCAGATCACCGGCTACACCGAAGGCGAAGTGGTCGGCCGTACGCCGCATGTGCTGTCGTCGGGCCTGCACGAGGCGGACTTCTACCGCGAGCTGTGGCAAACGATCAACCGTGAGGGGCGCTGGCAGGGCGAACTGATCAATCGTCGCCGGTCCGGCGAGCTGTACCCGGAGCATCTCGCGATTTCGGCGGTGAAGGATGCCCAGGGGCGCGTGTGCAACTACATCGGCACGTTCAACGATGTGACCGAGCGCCATCGCAGCGAGGCCGCGCTGCGCTCTGCAAAAGAGGCGGCCGAAACCGCCAACCGCGCGAAGAGCCACTTCCTCGCCACCATGTCGCACGAGATCCGCACGCCGATGAACGGCATCCTCGGCATGGCGCAGTTGCTGCAGATGCCGGACCTGAGCGACGCCGAGCGCGAGGAGTACGCCCGCACCGTGCTGAGCTCCGGCGAAACGCTGCTTACCTTGCTCAACGACATCCTCGACCTGTCGCGTGTGGAAGCGGGGCGGATGGACCTCAACCCGACTGCGTGCATGCCGGCCGTGCTACTCGACGAGACCTCGGCGCTGTTTGCCGATGCCGCGCAACGCAAGGGCCTCTCCATCGAAACGCATTGGTCGGGCGATGCGCTGGATACGTTCTGGCTCGATCCGGTGCGTCTGCGCCAGATGCTCTCGAACCTGATCAGCAACGCGATCAAGTTCAGTGTCCGCGGTGTGATTCGCGTCGAGGGCGAAGTGCTGTCGCGTGAGTCCGATACCGTGCAATTGCGCTTTGCGGTGACCGACTGCGGCATCGGCATCGCACCGGACAAACTTGGCATGCTGTTTCAGCCGTTCAGTCAGGTCGACACCGCGGCCACCCGTTCGGCAGGTGGCAGCGGACTGGGGCTTTCCATCGTGCGCAGTCTTGCGCTGCTGATGGATGGCGATGTGGGCGTGAGGAGCGAGCCCGGCGAGGGCGCCTGCTTCTGGTTCCGCATCCAGGCGCGATTGCATGGCGCGGCCGCCGCGGCCAGCCCGGCGCTGCGCCCGGCGTTGCAGTCGCTGCCGCATTCACATGGCGAGGACGAGGCGCCTCTCATCCTGGTGGTGGAAGACAGTCCGACCAACGCCAAGGTGATCGAGACGATGCTGCTGCATCGGCACTATCGCGTGATGGTTGCCGGCGACGGACTGCAGGCGGCAGACCTGCTCGCACAGGGTCACTCGCCGGATCTGATCCTGATGGACTGTCAGATGCCGGTGCTCGACGGCTTCGCCGCGACGCGGCGCATCCGGGAATGGGAGTCCTCGCTCGGTCGCGAACGCGTGCCGATCGTCGCGCTGACCGCCAACGCCTTCGCCGAGAACCGCGCGCAGTGCTTTGCTGCCGGCATGGACGACTTCCTCGCCAAACCGGTGGTGCTCAAGACCCTGCTGGAAGTGCTTTCGCGCTGGTTGCCGCAGCGCGAAACGGTGGCCAGCGATGCTTGA
- a CDS encoding substrate-binding periplasmic protein, producing the protein MLALCGGLLAPVVGAAAASQLDKVRASKTLRVCIWPDYYGLSFRNPKSGVLSGLDTDMAREFARDLGVTLQFVDTTFGRFIEDLDGDRCDIAMMGVAVTPQRVEKLALSRPYLRGDVYAVTTRHNTRVRSWQDIDRPGTRVAVLAGTYHEPLMRERLQQAELVVIVPPRTREAELEAGRVDVFMSDFPFTRKMRDNHDWVRVFAPPTPYFMVNAAYAVKQGDSAWLQRVDAFVSAIRADGRLFAAAQRYGLEPMMIKD; encoded by the coding sequence ATGCTGGCGCTGTGCGGCGGCTTGCTCGCACCCGTGGTGGGCGCGGCGGCCGCGTCGCAGTTGGACAAGGTTCGCGCGAGCAAGACCCTGCGGGTATGCATCTGGCCCGACTATTACGGACTCAGTTTCCGTAACCCGAAGTCGGGCGTACTGAGCGGCCTCGATACCGACATGGCGCGCGAATTCGCGCGCGACCTCGGGGTGACCTTGCAGTTCGTTGACACCACCTTCGGCCGCTTCATCGAAGACCTGGATGGCGACCGCTGCGACATCGCGATGATGGGGGTGGCAGTGACGCCTCAGCGGGTCGAGAAGCTCGCTCTCTCGCGGCCCTACCTGCGCGGCGATGTCTATGCGGTGACAACGCGGCACAACACGCGCGTGCGGAGCTGGCAGGATATCGATCGCCCGGGCACCCGCGTCGCCGTGCTTGCCGGGACCTATCATGAGCCGCTGATGCGGGAGCGCCTGCAGCAGGCAGAGCTGGTCGTGATCGTGCCGCCGCGGACGCGTGAGGCGGAGCTGGAGGCTGGGCGCGTTGACGTGTTCATGTCGGACTTTCCCTTCACCCGCAAGATGCGCGACAACCACGACTGGGTGCGCGTGTTTGCGCCGCCGACGCCTTACTTCATGGTGAATGCCGCCTACGCGGTGAAGCAGGGCGACAGCGCCTGGCTGCAGCGTGTGGACGCGTTCGTCAGCGCCATCCGCGCGGATGGCCGGCTGTTCGCCGCCGCACAGCGGTACGGGCTTGAGCCGATGATGATCAAGGACTGA